In a genomic window of Flavobacterium sp. KACC 22761:
- a CDS encoding WD40/YVTN/BNR-like repeat-containing protein: MNKYSIIFLIISFFTFTSCDNSSENNEIKNTTILKNWEITKTPLGFDINPRDLFFINPQIGFVVGFNGTIYKTNNSGVTWEKQDSGTDLHLYSVHFINSNEGFISGQAMTNCLGKDCDKGSVFLKTTDGGKTWTKKLFADYIGIKSLLFFNENKGLALIYTPDLPNSRNYHIAKTENGGDSWEFIDLAIKPVYDKFYCIDNVVFIGGENQKIYKSIDYGKTWQTINTPVSASNFIRNLYFYNKTVGFMDGVTEIYKTTDGGLNWQIVKFPFSSFGTLHFNSESEGFNIETVSAYKGGDFPTFQGSQSFQTFNSGDSWTKSELNNSIYLGLTSFPESDLGYGINNSEFYTIKKK, translated from the coding sequence ATGAACAAATATTCTATTATTTTTTTGATAATTTCATTTTTCACATTTACAAGTTGTGATAATAGCTCGGAAAATAATGAAATTAAGAATACTACAATTCTAAAGAATTGGGAGATCACTAAAACACCGCTTGGTTTTGATATAAATCCTCGTGATTTGTTTTTTATAAATCCTCAAATTGGATTTGTAGTTGGTTTCAATGGCACTATTTACAAAACCAACAATTCAGGCGTAACTTGGGAAAAACAAGACTCAGGAACAGACTTGCATTTATATTCGGTACATTTTATAAATTCAAACGAAGGATTTATTTCTGGGCAAGCAATGACTAATTGTCTTGGCAAAGATTGCGATAAAGGAAGTGTATTCTTAAAAACTACCGATGGTGGCAAGACTTGGACAAAAAAACTTTTTGCAGATTATATTGGGATAAAATCGTTACTTTTTTTCAATGAAAACAAAGGTTTAGCCTTGATATATACTCCTGATCTTCCTAATTCTAGAAATTATCATATTGCTAAAACTGAAAACGGTGGTGATAGTTGGGAATTTATAGATCTAGCGATCAAGCCAGTATATGATAAATTTTACTGCATTGACAATGTCGTATTTATAGGTGGTGAAAATCAGAAAATTTACAAAAGCATAGATTATGGCAAGACTTGGCAAACAATAAATACACCTGTATCAGCTTCTAATTTTATACGAAATTTATACTTCTACAATAAAACAGTTGGATTTATGGATGGTGTAACAGAAATATATAAAACGACTGATGGTGGGTTAAATTGGCAAATTGTAAAGTTTCCTTTTTCATCATTTGGCACCTTGCATTTCAATAGTGAGTCGGAGGGTTTTAATATCGAAACCGTTTCAGCTTATAAAGGTGGAGATTTCCCAACCTTCCAAGGAAGTCAAAGCTTCCAAACTTTTAATAGCGGAGATTCTTGGACAAAATCAGAATTAAATAATTCAATCTATTTGGGATTAACTTCTTTCCCTGAGAGTGATTTGGGGTATGGAATAAACAATTCTGAATTTTATACAATAAAGAAGAAATAA
- a CDS encoding IS3 family transposase: MFACTLFGIDRQVYYRRIKRTSSRKLIASEVISLVLKIRNTMPRIGAKKLYYLLKIQLNQLKIGRDKFIDILRANHLLITPRRSYHITTNSHHRFRKHENLILDLKICRPEQVWVSDITYVGKRENPCYLSLITDAYSKKIMGFYVADNMNTKSSLTALKNAIKQRRDKGKTLIHHSDRGLQYCSDQYQKLLYKNNIRCSMTQNSDPYENAVAERINGILKQEFNIDKFNQQLAVMKILIKDAIEVYNNERPHYSNYMLTPNQMHKQNIVEMRTYKTKTPAKKVLTGV; encoded by the coding sequence ATGTTTGCCTGTACTTTGTTCGGGATAGACAGACAGGTTTATTATCGAAGAATAAAAAGAACCAGTTCCAGAAAGCTTATTGCCTCAGAAGTTATTAGTCTGGTTTTGAAAATTAGAAATACAATGCCCCGAATAGGGGCAAAAAAACTGTATTATCTTTTAAAAATCCAATTGAATCAACTCAAAATCGGCAGGGATAAATTTATAGATATACTTAGAGCTAATCATTTATTAATAACACCTAGGCGTTCTTATCATATAACAACAAACTCTCATCATAGATTTAGAAAGCATGAGAATCTAATATTGGATTTAAAAATCTGCAGACCAGAACAAGTCTGGGTATCAGACATAACTTATGTCGGAAAAAGAGAGAATCCATGTTATTTAAGTCTTATAACAGATGCTTACTCTAAAAAAATAATGGGTTTTTATGTGGCAGATAATATGAATACTAAAAGCAGTTTAACAGCTTTAAAAAATGCAATAAAACAGCGCCGAGACAAAGGAAAAACATTAATCCACCATTCAGATAGAGGACTTCAGTATTGTTCTGATCAATATCAAAAACTATTATATAAAAACAATATAAGATGCAGTATGACACAAAACTCTGATCCTTATGAAAATGCAGTGGCGGAGAGAATAAATGGAATTTTAAAACAAGAATTTAATATTGATAAATTTAATCAGCAACTTGCTGTGATGAAGATTTTAATAAAAGATGCAATTGAGGTTTATAATAATGAAAGACCCCATTATTCTAATTATATGCTAACACCCAATCAAATGCACAAACAAAACATAGTAGAAATGAGAACTTATAAAACAAAAACACCTGCAAAAAAAGTTCTTACAGGTGTTTAA
- a CDS encoding beta-N-acetylhexosaminidase yields the protein MVKSFFFSLLLCSAMSFAQEVNIIPQPVKVVKNTGSFVINSQTNLVVANSEDKATATFFNKYLTDYYGFALPITKKASKNSIKLVSKKNIDGLKAEGYALKSDKNGVVITGNSAKGTFYGMQTLIQLLPTEKSNSLAIAAVEVNDEPRFVYRGAMLDVGRHFFPVSFVKKYIDYLALHKLNYFHWHLTEDQGWRIEIKKYPKLTEIGSKRNGSIIGRYPGKGSDNTVEQGFYTQEEVKEIVKYASDRFITVIPEIEMPGHGSAAIAAYPELSCFPNEKTNLPDNMISDQSKKEMANGRNKIVQETWGVHADIFVPSENTFKFLEDVIDEVVALFPSKYIHIGGDEAPKDAWKKSEFCQQLIKEKNLKDEHGLQSYFIQRMEKYINKKGKTLIGWDEILEGGLAPNAVVMSWRGEEGGIAAAKESHQVIMTPGSHVYLDHSQTKNDKEVTIGGFLPLEKVYSYEPIPKELNEQQAKYVLGAQGNVWTEYMANPAKVEYMIFPRLSALSEVLWSPKENKDWTQFQTKIETMKKRYTIWGANYFKEYD from the coding sequence ATGGTAAAGTCATTTTTCTTTTCGCTTCTTTTATGCAGTGCGATGTCGTTTGCTCAAGAAGTAAATATCATTCCACAACCGGTAAAAGTGGTTAAAAATACAGGAAGTTTTGTCATTAATTCACAAACCAATTTGGTTGTTGCTAATTCAGAAGATAAAGCGACTGCAACTTTCTTTAATAAATATTTGACCGATTATTATGGTTTTGCTTTGCCGATAACAAAAAAAGCCAGCAAAAATTCAATTAAGCTGGTTAGTAAAAAAAATATCGACGGACTTAAAGCCGAAGGTTATGCTTTGAAATCAGATAAAAATGGTGTAGTAATAACAGGAAATTCGGCTAAAGGTACTTTTTACGGAATGCAAACACTTATACAGTTGTTGCCGACGGAAAAAAGCAACAGTCTTGCCATTGCAGCTGTTGAGGTTAATGATGAACCTCGTTTTGTTTACAGAGGAGCAATGTTGGATGTTGGGCGTCATTTTTTTCCGGTTTCATTTGTGAAAAAGTACATTGATTATTTGGCTTTGCATAAACTGAATTATTTTCATTGGCACTTGACTGAAGATCAAGGTTGGAGAATCGAAATCAAAAAATATCCAAAACTTACAGAAATCGGTTCAAAAAGAAACGGAAGCATCATTGGGAGATATCCTGGCAAAGGAAGTGACAATACTGTAGAACAAGGATTTTATACGCAGGAAGAAGTTAAGGAAATTGTGAAATATGCTTCAGACCGATTTATAACAGTTATTCCAGAAATTGAAATGCCAGGACATGGAAGTGCAGCAATTGCCGCTTATCCAGAATTAAGCTGTTTTCCAAACGAGAAAACAAATCTTCCTGATAATATGATTTCTGACCAAAGCAAAAAAGAAATGGCAAACGGCAGAAATAAAATTGTTCAGGAAACATGGGGAGTTCATGCCGATATTTTTGTTCCGAGTGAAAACACGTTTAAATTTTTAGAAGATGTTATCGATGAGGTTGTGGCTTTATTTCCGTCAAAATATATTCACATTGGAGGTGACGAAGCGCCTAAAGATGCGTGGAAAAAAAGCGAGTTTTGCCAGCAATTGATCAAAGAAAAAAATCTAAAAGACGAGCATGGTTTGCAAAGTTATTTCATTCAGCGCATGGAAAAGTACATCAATAAGAAAGGAAAAACGCTTATTGGTTGGGATGAAATTTTAGAAGGAGGTCTTGCGCCAAACGCAGTTGTTATGAGCTGGAGAGGCGAAGAAGGCGGAATTGCGGCAGCAAAAGAAAGTCACCAAGTCATTATGACGCCGGGAAGCCACGTTTATCTGGATCATTCTCAAACTAAAAACGATAAAGAAGTAACTATTGGGGGATTTTTGCCATTAGAAAAAGTTTACAGCTATGAGCCAATTCCAAAAGAATTGAATGAGCAACAAGCAAAATACGTTTTAGGTGCTCAAGGGAATGTTTGGACAGAATATATGGCAAATCCAGCTAAAGTCGAATATATGATATTTCCGCGTTTGAGCGCTTTAAGCGAAGTATTATGGTCTCCAAAAGAAAATAAAGATTGGACTCAATTTCAAACGAAAATTGAAACCATGAAAAAACGTTATACTATTTGGGGAGCAAATTATTTTAAAGAGTATGACTAG
- a CDS encoding fumarylacetoacetate hydrolase family protein: MKLIRFGEAGKEKPGILIDEKRFDVSSLVTDYNEAFFEENGLKKLKKALESNPVLPEVDASVRLGSPVARPSKIICIGLNYVDHCLETNAPIPTEPVIFFKSSTSLCGPNDNLIIPKNSEKTDWEIELAFVVGKKASYVEEADALDYVAGYALLNDYSERAFQIERGGQWAKGKGCDTFAPLGPFLATQDEIEDVNNIPMWLTVNGKTFQNSNTSNLVFKIPFLVHYLSQFMTLLPGDIISTGTPPGVGLGIKPDPIYLKAGDVVELGMDGLGSSKQVAVAYAK, encoded by the coding sequence ATGAAACTAATACGATTTGGTGAAGCTGGCAAAGAAAAACCAGGTATTTTAATAGATGAAAAAAGATTTGATGTATCCTCTTTAGTAACAGATTATAACGAAGCTTTTTTTGAAGAAAATGGATTAAAAAAATTGAAAAAGGCTTTGGAGAGCAATCCTGTTTTGCCAGAAGTTGATGCTTCGGTTCGATTGGGCTCTCCGGTTGCACGACCTTCAAAAATAATTTGTATTGGATTAAATTATGTAGATCATTGCCTTGAAACGAATGCTCCAATTCCGACTGAGCCCGTTATTTTCTTTAAATCGAGTACCTCTTTATGCGGGCCAAATGACAACTTGATTATTCCGAAAAACAGTGAAAAAACAGACTGGGAAATTGAATTGGCTTTTGTAGTAGGCAAAAAAGCAAGTTATGTAGAAGAAGCCGATGCTTTAGATTATGTTGCGGGTTATGCTTTGCTAAATGATTACAGCGAAAGAGCTTTTCAAATAGAGCGTGGCGGACAATGGGCTAAAGGAAAAGGATGTGATACTTTTGCACCTCTTGGACCATTCTTGGCAACTCAAGATGAGATAGAAGATGTTAACAATATTCCAATGTGGTTAACAGTAAACGGAAAAACATTCCAAAACAGCAATACTTCTAATTTGGTGTTTAAAATTCCATTTTTAGTGCATTATCTGAGCCAGTTTATGACATTGCTTCCAGGTGACATTATTAGTACAGGAACACCTCCAGGGGTTGGTTTAGGGATCAAACCAGATCCTATTTATCTGAAAGCAGGAGATGTTGTTGAACTTGGAATGGACGGTTTAGGCAGCAGTAAACAAGTTGCTGTAGCTTATGCAAAATAA
- a CDS encoding LutC/YkgG family protein has product MNARENILNAIARNQPELIEVPVVDHNAVIRYEDRYVQFKTVLESIGGQTELISNLVMLKEQLIADKQSGNFVVNAIAELGDIDNHIAEFPAFELEKIEKAYVKGTLGVAENGAVWVFESQMINRLVPFICQHLVLVINKKDIVDTMHQAYEKIDVSKEGFGVFIAGPSKTADIEQSLVIGAHGARSAKIYVIE; this is encoded by the coding sequence ATGAATGCGAGAGAAAATATATTGAATGCGATAGCCAGAAATCAACCAGAATTGATTGAAGTTCCTGTTGTCGATCATAATGCGGTTATTCGTTATGAAGATCGATATGTACAGTTTAAAACAGTATTAGAAAGTATTGGCGGTCAAACAGAATTGATTTCTAATTTGGTAATGCTTAAAGAGCAATTAATTGCAGACAAACAAAGTGGGAATTTTGTTGTGAATGCAATTGCCGAGCTTGGCGACATCGACAATCATATTGCTGAATTTCCTGCTTTTGAATTGGAAAAAATCGAAAAAGCTTATGTAAAGGGGACGCTTGGAGTAGCAGAAAATGGCGCTGTTTGGGTTTTTGAAAGTCAAATGATAAATAGACTTGTTCCTTTTATTTGTCAGCATTTGGTTTTGGTAATTAATAAAAAAGATATTGTAGATACGATGCATCAGGCATATGAAAAAATCGACGTGTCAAAAGAAGGATTTGGGGTTTTCATTGCTGGCCCTTCAAAAACAGCCGATATTGAACAATCTCTGGTTATAGGAGCTCATGGCGCAAGAAGTGCCAAAATTTATGTAATTGAATAA
- a CDS encoding lactate utilization protein B: MTVKHADLAEKFIADEPRTDWHDETLWFVRAKRDKAAHGLPEWEQLREWGSQIKNQTLSNLSNYLIEFEKNALANGIKVHWASDAKEHNEIVHEIIKKHKIQKIVKSKSMLTEECHLNEYLHNQGIEVVDTDLGERIVQFRKEPPSHIVLPAIHLKKEDVSATFHEHLQTEKGNNDPQYLTEAARQHLRNKFVESDLAITGVNFAIAETGGFVVCTNEGNADMGAHTAAVHIACMGFEKLIPKAAHLSVFLRLLARSATGQPITTYSSHFHKPRPNQEMHIVIVDNGRSKQLGREDFRNSLKCIRCAACFNTCPVYRRSGGHSYHTAVAGPIGSVLNPNLDMKANADLPFASTLCGSCSNVCPVKINIHEQLWKWRQVIVSEGYVATSKKVSMQGMNFLFSNPKIYRLIGKVGRWSMRAFPLLVNNKVNPWFKQREMPEAPKESFRDWYLKNKKNKS; the protein is encoded by the coding sequence ATGACGGTAAAACACGCTGATTTAGCGGAAAAATTTATAGCTGATGAGCCAAGAACCGATTGGCACGATGAAACTTTATGGTTTGTTCGTGCAAAGCGGGATAAGGCCGCGCATGGTTTGCCGGAATGGGAACAATTAAGAGAATGGGGTTCGCAAATCAAGAATCAGACACTTTCTAATTTGTCCAATTATTTAATAGAATTTGAAAAAAATGCGCTTGCAAACGGTATAAAAGTACATTGGGCTTCAGATGCTAAAGAGCATAACGAAATTGTGCATGAAATTATCAAAAAGCACAAAATCCAGAAAATTGTCAAGAGCAAAAGCATGCTTACGGAAGAGTGTCATTTGAACGAATATTTGCATAATCAAGGAATAGAAGTTGTCGACACAGATTTGGGAGAGCGAATTGTCCAGTTTAGAAAAGAGCCGCCAAGTCATATTGTTTTGCCTGCTATTCATTTGAAAAAAGAAGATGTAAGTGCGACTTTTCATGAGCATTTGCAAACAGAAAAAGGAAATAACGATCCTCAATATTTAACTGAGGCGGCACGACAACATTTGCGTAATAAATTTGTAGAGTCAGATTTAGCAATTACGGGAGTTAATTTCGCGATTGCCGAAACAGGCGGTTTTGTAGTTTGTACCAATGAAGGAAATGCCGATATGGGCGCACATACCGCAGCAGTTCATATTGCTTGCATGGGATTTGAAAAATTGATTCCGAAAGCGGCACATTTATCCGTGTTTTTGCGATTGTTGGCAAGAAGCGCCACAGGACAGCCGATTACCACTTATTCCAGTCATTTTCATAAACCAAGGCCCAATCAAGAAATGCATATTGTGATTGTCGATAACGGACGCAGCAAGCAATTAGGAAGAGAAGATTTTAGAAATTCACTCAAATGCATTCGCTGTGCGGCTTGTTTTAATACTTGTCCGGTGTATCGCAGAAGTGGAGGTCATAGTTATCATACCGCAGTTGCAGGCCCAATTGGCTCCGTCTTAAATCCGAATTTGGATATGAAAGCCAATGCCGATTTGCCTTTTGCTTCAACTTTATGCGGTAGTTGCAGTAATGTATGTCCCGTAAAAATCAATATTCACGAGCAATTATGGAAATGGAGGCAAGTAATCGTTTCTGAAGGCTACGTTGCAACAAGCAAAAAGGTTAGTATGCAGGGAATGAATTTTTTATTCTCGAATCCTAAAATATATCGTTTGATTGGAAAAGTTGGAAGATGGAGTATGCGTGCTTTTCCACTATTAGTAAATAATAAAGTGAATCCTTGGTTCAAACAAAGAGAAATGCCCGAAGCTCCAAAAGAATCATTCCGTGATTGGTATTTGAAAAACAAGAAAAATAAAAGTTGA
- a CDS encoding (Fe-S)-binding protein produces the protein MKIALFIPCYIDQLYPKVGIATLQLLEKLGCDVEFPLEQTCCGQPMANSGFASLSKGCDVNFVKNFSRFDYIVAPSGSCVLHVKEHLKDGENPIQAERIRNNVYELTEFLTDVLKVKSLKAKFPYKVGLHNSCHGQRGLHLSSMTERMLPEFSKPEQLLKMVEGIELRKPKRNDECCGFGGTFCVFEEAVSVKMGKDRIQEHEANDVDFITGGDTSCLMHLEGILKRKGSKVQTIHIAEILNSLI, from the coding sequence ATGAAAATTGCTTTATTCATACCTTGTTATATTGACCAGCTTTATCCTAAAGTGGGTATTGCCACTTTGCAATTGCTGGAAAAGTTAGGGTGTGATGTTGAATTTCCTTTGGAGCAAACTTGTTGTGGCCAGCCAATGGCAAATAGTGGATTTGCAAGTTTGAGCAAAGGCTGCGATGTGAATTTCGTTAAAAATTTTTCAAGATTTGATTATATCGTAGCGCCTTCAGGAAGTTGTGTTTTGCATGTCAAAGAACATTTGAAAGATGGTGAAAATCCTATTCAAGCTGAACGTATTCGTAACAATGTGTATGAGTTGACAGAATTTCTAACGGATGTTTTAAAAGTCAAAAGCCTGAAGGCCAAATTTCCTTATAAAGTAGGATTGCATAATAGTTGTCATGGACAACGAGGATTGCATCTTTCGTCTATGACAGAAAGAATGTTGCCAGAATTTTCAAAACCAGAACAATTGCTCAAAATGGTCGAAGGTATTGAACTCAGAAAACCAAAACGTAATGATGAATGTTGTGGTTTTGGTGGAACTTTTTGTGTTTTTGAAGAAGCCGTAAGCGTTAAAATGGGAAAAGACCGAATTCAGGAACATGAAGCCAATGATGTTGATTTTATTACGGGCGGAGACACAAGTTGTTTGATGCATCTCGAAGGAATATTAAAACGAAAAGGCAGCAAAGTGCAAACAATCCATATTGCTGAAATTCTGAATAGTTTGATTTAA
- a CDS encoding SDR family oxidoreductase, with translation MFSLQNKKAVVTGGGSGIGKAISALFAKQGAEVHIIELTEESAKTAVAEITAAGGKVFSHACNVANQKEIIATFEKIGNIQILVNNAGIAHVGKVDNTAEEDFDRIMNVNVKGVYNCLHGAIPYLRASGGGVILNMASIAAWVGIPDRFAYSTAKGAVMAMTLSVAKDYMAENIRCNSISPARVHTPFVDGFIAKNYPGKEAEMFEKLSKTQPIGRMAKPDEVAALALFLCSDESGFVTGCDYPLDGGFIKLNN, from the coding sequence ATGTTTTCATTACAAAATAAAAAAGCGGTAGTTACAGGTGGAGGAAGCGGAATCGGAAAAGCGATTTCGGCCTTATTTGCAAAACAGGGAGCCGAAGTTCATATTATTGAATTAACAGAAGAAAGCGCAAAAACCGCTGTTGCAGAAATTACAGCAGCAGGTGGAAAAGTATTTTCTCATGCATGTAATGTGGCAAATCAAAAAGAAATAATAGCAACATTTGAGAAAATTGGAAATATTCAAATTTTGGTAAACAATGCCGGTATTGCCCATGTTGGAAAAGTAGATAATACTGCTGAAGAAGATTTTGACAGAATTATGAACGTGAATGTAAAAGGGGTTTATAATTGTTTGCATGGCGCGATTCCGTATTTGAGAGCTTCTGGTGGCGGTGTTATTTTGAACATGGCTTCGATTGCGGCTTGGGTCGGAATTCCGGATCGTTTTGCTTATTCAACAGCAAAAGGAGCTGTAATGGCAATGACATTATCGGTAGCAAAAGATTATATGGCAGAAAATATTCGTTGTAATTCTATTTCGCCAGCAAGAGTTCACACGCCTTTTGTAGATGGATTCATTGCTAAAAATTACCCAGGGAAAGAAGCTGAAATGTTCGAAAAATTGTCAAAAACACAACCAATCGGCCGTATGGCAAAACCCGATGAAGTGGCAGCTTTAGCTTTGTTTTTATGCAGTGACGAATCGGGTTTTGTAACCGGTTGCGATTATCCCCTTGATGGTGGTTTTATTAAATTGAACAATTAA
- a CDS encoding altronate dehydratase family protein: protein MHPADNVLVALTDLAKGETVTFEGQDYVLTDTIKAKHKFYTTDLKQGSEITMYGVLVGKVQSDVAKGSLMTTENLKHAAEPYQYRDVDFEWQAPDVSKYQNRTFNGYKRSDGRVGTANYWLFIPTVFCENRNLDVIREALHNELGYSVSDKYTQYTHYLLEAYKNGEDLDSIDVQMTPTANTNRIFKNVDGIKFLNHQGGCGGTRQDAATLSALLASYANHPNVAGITLLSLGCQHLQIQDFVNDVKNQNPTFDKPLLVFEQQQAKSEEQLVADAIKKTFEGLVEINKFERTPAPLSELCLGVKCGGSDGFSGVSANPAVGYTSDLLVALGGKVLLAEFPELCGVEQNLIDRCTNEAVATKFIDLMQSYDALAHKVGSGFHMNPSPGNIKDGLITDAIKSAGAAKKGGTAPVVDVLDYTEPATKAGLSLVCTPGNDVEATTGKAASGATLILFTTGLGTPTGNPICPVIKVATNSVLAKKMSDIIDIDCGPIISGEKSIEEMGEDILEYCIKAASGEIIPKAVSLNQDDFIPWKRGVSL from the coding sequence ATGCATCCAGCAGATAATGTTTTGGTTGCCTTGACTGATTTAGCAAAAGGAGAAACAGTAACTTTTGAAGGACAGGATTATGTTCTGACGGATACTATAAAAGCAAAACATAAATTTTATACAACAGATTTAAAGCAAGGTTCTGAAATCACGATGTATGGAGTTTTGGTAGGAAAGGTTCAAAGTGATGTTGCAAAAGGAAGTCTTATGACTACCGAAAACCTTAAACATGCAGCTGAGCCCTATCAATATCGCGATGTAGATTTCGAATGGCAAGCGCCGGATGTTTCGAAATATCAAAACAGAACTTTTAATGGATACAAAAGAAGTGATGGCCGTGTTGGAACAGCAAATTACTGGTTGTTTATTCCAACAGTATTTTGTGAAAACCGAAATCTTGATGTCATTCGCGAAGCACTTCACAATGAATTAGGATATTCTGTTAGTGATAAATACACGCAATACACGCATTATTTGCTGGAAGCTTATAAAAACGGAGAAGATTTGGATTCAATTGATGTTCAAATGACTCCAACAGCAAATACAAACAGAATATTTAAAAATGTTGACGGAATCAAATTCCTAAATCATCAAGGTGGTTGTGGCGGTACGCGTCAGGATGCAGCTACTTTGAGCGCTTTATTAGCTTCTTACGCCAATCATCCAAACGTTGCCGGAATTACATTATTAAGTTTGGGTTGTCAGCATTTGCAAATTCAGGATTTTGTAAATGATGTTAAAAATCAGAATCCGACTTTCGATAAACCATTATTGGTTTTTGAACAACAACAGGCAAAAAGTGAGGAACAATTGGTTGCTGATGCAATCAAAAAAACATTTGAAGGATTAGTTGAAATAAACAAATTCGAAAGAACTCCAGCTCCTTTAAGCGAATTGTGTTTGGGAGTAAAATGTGGCGGAAGTGACGGTTTTAGTGGTGTTTCTGCAAATCCAGCTGTTGGTTATACTTCTGATTTGCTGGTGGCTTTAGGAGGAAAAGTGCTTTTGGCTGAATTCCCTGAATTATGCGGTGTAGAGCAAAATTTGATTGATCGTTGTACAAACGAGGCGGTAGCGACAAAATTTATTGATTTAATGCAATCTTACGATGCCTTGGCGCATAAAGTTGGATCAGGTTTCCATATGAATCCGTCGCCAGGAAATATTAAAGACGGATTAATTACCGATGCGATAAAAAGTGCAGGAGCTGCCAAAAAAGGAGGAACCGCGCCAGTTGTAGATGTATTGGATTATACAGAACCGGCAACAAAAGCAGGTTTAAGTTTGGTTTGCACGCCAGGAAATGATGTGGAAGCAACAACAGGTAAAGCGGCATCTGGAGCGACATTAATATTGTTTACTACAGGATTGGGAACTCCAACAGGAAACCCGATTTGTCCGGTTATTAAAGTGGCGACAAATTCGGTTTTGGCCAAAAAAATGAGCGATATCATTGATATTGATTGTGGTCCAATTATTAGCGGAGAGAAATCAATCGAAGAAATGGGAGAAGATATTTTGGAATATTGCATCAAAGCGGCAAGCGGCGAAATTATACCAAAAGCAGTTTCCTTAAATCAGGATGACTTTATTCCGTGGAAACGTGGTGTATCTTTGTAA
- the fucP gene encoding L-fucose:H+ symporter permease translates to MALLTELDVQKKVSPQENKKWLFPFILVTSLFFFWGFVHNLDPILIPHLRKAFNLTDLESSLIDSSVFVAYFFMALPAGYIMRKYGYKSGIMIGLILFGIGSILFVPAANSLQYIYFLGALFVIACGLTFLETAANPYVTILGPSETATKRLNFSQSFNGLAAFIAPAYVGPLILSGKNLTKAEMDAMAPADLHAYILEEAASVKMPYLILGLIILSVALVFYFTNMPDVKDEDKQGAEGASFSGALKSIRLRWGILAQFFYVGAQVCVGSFFIKMATTSAGLGEDVAAKYLGFFGLAFMLGRFAGTFFMQYIKPRKLLIIYAIINIFLSLVAIFGSGMIVVYTLIAIAFFMSIMFPTIFSMGIDGLGHNTKIGSSLIVMAIVGGALLPPVLGLISDITGSIQYGYVVPLTCFSVILLFAFNGHKTNKA, encoded by the coding sequence ATGGCTTTACTAACTGAATTGGATGTGCAAAAAAAGGTATCTCCCCAAGAGAATAAGAAATGGTTATTTCCTTTTATATTGGTTACCAGTCTTTTCTTTTTCTGGGGTTTTGTGCACAACCTAGACCCAATACTTATTCCGCATTTAAGAAAAGCATTCAATCTTACCGATTTAGAATCTTCATTGATTGACTCGTCTGTATTTGTGGCTTATTTTTTTATGGCATTGCCGGCGGGCTATATTATGAGAAAATACGGTTATAAATCTGGAATCATGATAGGGTTGATTTTGTTTGGTATTGGCTCAATTTTGTTTGTGCCTGCGGCCAATTCGTTGCAATATATTTACTTTTTAGGTGCCTTGTTTGTTATTGCCTGTGGACTTACTTTTTTAGAAACAGCGGCAAATCCTTATGTGACCATTTTGGGGCCATCAGAAACAGCAACCAAAAGATTAAATTTTTCGCAGTCGTTTAACGGACTTGCGGCATTTATTGCACCCGCTTATGTTGGACCACTAATTTTATCTGGAAAGAATTTGACAAAGGCAGAAATGGATGCAATGGCACCAGCAGATTTGCATGCGTATATTTTAGAAGAAGCGGCGAGTGTGAAAATGCCCTATTTAATTTTAGGATTAATTATTCTTTCAGTAGCATTGGTTTTCTATTTCACCAATATGCCTGATGTAAAAGATGAAGATAAACAAGGGGCAGAAGGAGCTAGTTTTTCAGGAGCTTTGAAATCTATACGCTTGCGTTGGGGAATTTTAGCACAGTTTTTTTATGTGGGAGCGCAAGTTTGCGTAGGTAGTTTTTTTATAAAAATGGCGACCACTTCTGCAGGTCTTGGCGAAGATGTAGCGGCTAAATATTTAGGTTTCTTTGGTCTGGCTTTTATGTTAGGACGTTTTGCCGGAACATTTTTCATGCAATATATTAAACCAAGAAAACTATTGATCATTTACGCCATCATTAATATTTTCTTATCCTTAGTGGCCATTTTTGGTTCGGGAATGATTGTGGTTTACACTTTAATAGCAATCGCCTTTTTTATGAGTATTATGTTTCCAACCATCTTTTCGATGGGAATTGACGGACTTGGGCATAATACAAAAATCGGATCTTCATTGATTGTAATGGCTATTGTTGGAGGAGCTTTACTTCCTCCGGTTTTAGGATTGATTTCAGATATTACTGGAAGCATTCAATACGGTTATGTGGTACCACTAACTTGTTTTTCAGTAATATTATTGTTTGCATTTAACGGACATAAAACAAATAAAGCATAA